ACCTTGTAATGAATGAGGCACCAGGAGCACAGCATCTTCTCTTCATGCTTTCCTCTAGCAACCTCAGGAGCAGCCCCACAATGCGGTAAGGATGTAAGAATAGctgcatcaaaatgttttgcagTCCACAGAGTGTAGAGGGGCTACTAGTGGGACTTCAATATTTTTACCTGGAACAtggatgtgtgtctctctggcCTGGTTGATGTTCTGCTGTTGGATTCtacaggtgtagttgttgccaTGTCTCGTCTCCACAGTCAGTCTGCTGCTGACAGTATAGAGGTCATCAGGACCTCTGACGGTCTCTGTAGGTCCAGCAGAGACGAGCTTTCCCTCACCGTCCAGCCAGAGCACCTCAGGCTCTGGATACCAGCCTGCAGACTCACACTGTAAAATCACCCCACTGCTGGTTCTGTCAGTACTCACTATGAAAGGTGAGGAGACAGCACctgaagatggaggagaggagaaagcatTGAGAAACACATCTGATGGGTGAAAGACATTGATGCACAAGCTCTGCTTATTGAACTCATAAAACAGACAGTTATCGTGGCACATTTGCAAATTCTGCAGGTCAGAAATTATTTCCCTGTTATCTGATGCATGCTGATGTGCAGCACTTTTTTTACTTCCTCATCTTGTAGGCTCAGTTTCAGTCCATTTAAGGCAGCACCCCATCAGTGTCTTAAGagtaatttcacatttttttatttcttaaaactCTTACATATCTCTCATTAGTACAACAAGAATTACAACTTTGATAATTTGATAGATACATGTAAAACAGACAGTTCTCTACATCCACTTACCAACAACAAGCTCAACTAAAGAGTCACCCAGTGCTGGAATGAAGCATCTGTACCTTCCCTCATCAGAGAGTTTCACTTTGGAGagtttcagtgaaatgtctccgAGCTTCAGTTTGTCGATGGACAGAGACGTTCTTCCTTTGTAGGACGGACGTTTTTTACTCTCTAGTTCCACACCGTCACGCCGCACATAAACAAATCTGGGGTCCAGGTCAGGTCTTGCCCACTCTACAGTCATGTCTGAAGCATTGATGGCAGGTTCCAGGTTGCATGGTAAAATGATGTCATCACCAACTGTTGCCACTATTGGCTGAGACGGACCGACCACCTGATGCCGTCCTGATGAAGAAACAGATCTGTTTTAACTCCCGCATGAAGAAGTGTGTTGtagtttttgcattttatgtgaATCAGCTGAAAACTCTTCCTGAGTTCCAACCTCAGGGGCCTGATGTTAGATTCAATGAAAGGTGGACTGATAATAATTTAATGTGCTGTTAAAGCTAACTGTGGAATCCTGTGAGACGGTATATTTGCATGTGAAGTCAGTGGTTAAAATTTATTTAGGCAGATAACAGATATCTGGTAGCTTGTGCTCTCCAGACAAAGTTCATCTAAAAATTGTGACTTCTTAGTCACTATAGTGACTAaattatacaataataaaaccGCAATCATTACATGGACTTTTATATTCATTAAGCTGTTactaatgtgtttgtgtgtacagtaagtTACCTTCAAAACAGGGTgctgagagaaggaggaagaaaaccAACAGACACTCAGGAAATCTGAAAACTAAGtagtttgtaaaatgttaatttacgaataggaataaaatataacagCGTGAAttgcaaaataatgaaatattaaatgtcaCCCAGTCTGAAAAGGGCTtacttatttaaaaagatattcAGAACTTCAggtaaaagaaaagcaaagtgGTTCCGAAAACAAGCAAATTCCACAGTTTCACTCAGAAATTCAAATTTTCACAGttagtttgtttaaaaattgGAGGTCAACTTTTATTAGTAAATATATTATCATTAATAAATACTATATGCATAGTTATGTATGTCTACTTCAGCTCAGTTTTGAGTACTATAAGTCAGTACTACGTACCTGTTATAGTTCTGACAGAGTCCTTCAGCTCAGGTGTCAACTCCATCGTCGACTGGCAGTTTATAGTTTACATATAATCTCTCATGCTGGATGTTGTGGATTTCAGGTGAGCATTGCCAGTGGCGGACTCAGGCGGTCTGAGGGGCAGGGGCAAAGGcttatgaatttatttatatttgcattttaactgaaaaattgaaaatgtcCTTTAAGTTACAAATTAATGTGTGGCTACCTGTAatgttgttctttgttttgtttttccggCTGCTCTACTGGAGTGTTGTCATGGTGTCATACATTTTCCTTCTATAAGCACATAACATTATGGACTCTGAAAGTGGTAAGAAATTAAGCCCAATAGAGACATGTGTGGTGTTTAAAATGGCCAAGcctgtaaacagcattttcccCCAAAATTTTTAATATCTATAATACA
This sequence is a window from Siniperca chuatsi isolate FFG_IHB_CAS linkage group LG22, ASM2008510v1, whole genome shotgun sequence. Protein-coding genes within it:
- the LOC122870240 gene encoding butyrophilin subfamily 1 member A1-like yields the protein MELTPELKDSVRTITVFRFPECLLVFFLLLSAPCFEGRHQVVGPSQPIVATVGDDIILPCNLEPAINASDMTVEWARPDLDPRFVYVRRDGVELESKKRPSYKGRTSLSIDKLKLGDISLKLSKVKLSDEGRYRCFIPALGDSLVELVVGAVSSPFIVSTDRTSSGVILQCESAGWYPEPEVLWLDGEGKLVSAGPTETVRGPDDLYTVSSRLTVETRHGNNYTCRIQQQNINQARETHIHVPVACWKWKRKVSLVL